The following coding sequences lie in one Streptomyces xiamenensis genomic window:
- a CDS encoding GNAT family N-acetyltransferase produces MSAIRTAVVPVSEVFRLRRDVLRPGLPAASAEFAEDTLPGTFHLAAYEGAGTRVLGCVTLFPDPLDGDTTAYRFRGMASDPVVRGLGYGAAVLAAAEREAAERGAGLLWCNGRTGARGFYERHGYAVRGEEFVIEGVGPHYVFIRKIPSRA; encoded by the coding sequence ATGAGTGCCATCCGTACCGCCGTCGTCCCCGTCTCCGAGGTCTTCCGGCTGCGCCGGGACGTGCTGCGTCCGGGGCTGCCGGCCGCGAGCGCCGAGTTCGCCGAGGACACGCTGCCGGGGACGTTCCACCTCGCCGCGTACGAGGGCGCCGGGACGCGGGTGCTGGGGTGCGTCACGCTGTTCCCGGATCCGCTGGACGGCGACACCACGGCGTACCGGTTCCGGGGGATGGCGAGCGACCCGGTCGTGCGTGGCCTGGGCTACGGCGCGGCCGTGCTGGCGGCGGCCGAGCGGGAGGCGGCGGAGCGCGGGGCCGGGCTGCTGTGGTGCAACGGCCGCACCGGGGCGCGCGGCTTCTACGAGCGGCACGGCTACGCGGTGCGCGGCGAGGAGTTCGTGATCGAGGGCGTCGGCCCGCACTACGTCTTCATCCGGAAGATCCCCAGCCGGGCATAA
- a CDS encoding pyruvate dehydrogenase: MARQTVAEQFVDTLVRSGVRRLYGVVGDSLNPVVDAIRRDRSIDWIQVRHEETAAFAAGAEAQIAGRLAACAGSCGPGNLHLINGLYDAHRSMAPVLALASHIPSSEIGTGFFQETHPDQLFRECSHYCELISNRRQMPRVLQTAIQHAVGRGGVSVVALPGDIAGEQVAERAEEHALVTSRPSVRPADGEIEKLARMVDAADRVTLFCGSGTAGAHAEVMRFAERVKAPVGHALRGKEWIQYDNPYDVGMSGLLGYGAAYEATHECDLLLLLGTDFPYNAFLPGKEVKIAQVDVRPEHLGRRSTLDLAVWGDVKQTLDCLTPRVRAKTDRRFLDRMLKKHAEALEGVVSAYTKKVEKHTPIHPEYVASVLDEEAADDAVFTVDTGMCNVWAARYLTPNGRRRVIGSFSHGSMANALPQAIGAQFTDRRRQVISMSGDGGFTMLMGDFLTLVQYDLPVKVVLFNNSTLGMVELEMLVAGLPAYGTSHHNPDFAAVAEAVGVHAQRVEKPKELRSALRSAFKHKGPALVDVVTDPHALSIPPKIKAEMVTGFALSAGKMVLDGGVGKMVQMARSNLRNIPRP; the protein is encoded by the coding sequence ATGGCCAGACAGACCGTGGCGGAACAGTTTGTGGACACCCTGGTGCGCAGCGGGGTGCGGCGCCTGTACGGCGTCGTCGGGGACAGCCTCAACCCGGTGGTGGACGCGATCCGGCGCGACCGCTCCATCGACTGGATCCAGGTGCGGCACGAGGAGACCGCCGCCTTCGCCGCCGGTGCCGAGGCCCAGATCGCGGGCCGGCTCGCCGCCTGCGCGGGCTCCTGCGGCCCCGGCAATCTGCACCTCATCAACGGCCTGTACGACGCCCACCGCTCCATGGCGCCGGTGCTCGCCCTCGCCTCCCACATCCCTTCCAGCGAGATCGGCACCGGCTTCTTCCAGGAGACCCACCCGGACCAGCTGTTCCGCGAGTGCAGCCACTACTGCGAGCTGATCTCCAACCGGCGGCAGATGCCGCGGGTGCTCCAGACCGCGATCCAGCACGCGGTGGGCCGGGGCGGGGTGAGCGTCGTCGCGCTGCCCGGGGACATCGCGGGCGAGCAGGTCGCCGAGCGCGCCGAGGAACACGCCCTGGTCACCAGCCGTCCCTCGGTCCGCCCCGCGGACGGCGAGATCGAGAAGCTGGCGCGGATGGTGGACGCGGCGGACCGGGTCACGCTGTTCTGCGGCAGCGGGACGGCGGGGGCGCACGCGGAGGTGATGCGGTTCGCCGAACGCGTGAAGGCACCGGTGGGGCACGCGCTGCGCGGCAAGGAGTGGATCCAGTACGACAACCCGTACGACGTGGGTATGAGCGGACTGCTGGGCTACGGCGCGGCGTACGAGGCCACCCACGAGTGCGATCTGCTGCTCCTGCTCGGCACGGACTTCCCCTACAACGCGTTTCTGCCGGGCAAGGAGGTCAAGATCGCCCAGGTGGATGTCCGCCCCGAACATCTGGGCCGGCGCTCCACCCTGGACCTGGCGGTGTGGGGGGACGTGAAGCAGACCCTGGACTGTCTGACCCCGCGGGTCCGTGCCAAGACCGACCGGCGCTTCCTGGACCGGATGCTGAAGAAGCACGCGGAGGCGCTGGAGGGGGTGGTCAGCGCGTACACCAAGAAGGTGGAGAAGCACACCCCGATCCACCCGGAGTACGTGGCCTCGGTACTGGACGAGGAGGCCGCCGACGACGCGGTCTTCACCGTGGACACCGGGATGTGCAACGTATGGGCGGCGCGCTATCTCACCCCGAACGGGCGGCGGCGGGTGATCGGGTCCTTCAGTCATGGATCGATGGCCAACGCCCTGCCGCAGGCGATCGGCGCACAGTTCACCGACCGGCGGCGGCAGGTGATCTCGATGTCGGGGGACGGCGGGTTCACCATGCTGATGGGGGACTTCCTCACCCTGGTCCAGTACGACCTGCCGGTGAAGGTGGTGCTGTTCAACAACTCCACGCTCGGGATGGTGGAGCTGGAGATGCTGGTGGCGGGGCTGCCGGCGTACGGCACCTCTCACCACAACCCGGACTTCGCGGCGGTCGCGGAGGCGGTGGGGGTGCACGCGCAGCGGGTGGAGAAGCCCAAGGAACTGCGGTCCGCGCTGCGGTCCGCCTTCAAGCACAAGGGCCCGGCCCTGGTGGACGTGGTCACCGACCCGCACGCGCTGTCGATCCCGCCGAAGATCAAGGCCGAGATGGTCACCGGCTTCGCCCTGTCGGCCGGGAAGATGGTGCTGGACGGCGGCGTGGGCAAAATGGTGCAGATGGCCCGCTCCAATCTGCGTAACATTCCGCGTCCGTAA
- a CDS encoding NAD(P)/FAD-dependent oxidoreductase produces the protein MDGMHRTFVIIGGGLAGAKAAQTLREEGFGGRVILIGDEHEQPYERPPLSKGYLAGRAAKESVFVHEPSWYATHHVELHLGQQAVHIDREEREVRLGDGARVPYDALLLATGAEPHRLQIPGARGVAGVHHLRRLAHADHLRAVLADRTRQGEPLVIAGAGWIGLEVAAAARELGSPVVVVEPSPTPLHGVLGPELGEVFTGLHQEHGVEFRFGRRLASISGRDGQVAGVVTDDGEEIPARAVLAAIGVRPRTALAGAAGLKLAEDTGGVAVDASLRTSDPHIWAAGDIAAFPAPDGGRLRVEHWANALNSGPAAARAMLGQEVTYDRVPYFFSDQYDAGLEYSGWAPHGSYDRVVYRGEVGKRAFIAFWLSAEGRVLAGLNMNVWDVTGPIQELIRSGRPVDAAALADPATDLGSL, from the coding sequence ATGGACGGCATGCACCGCACGTTCGTGATCATCGGAGGAGGGCTGGCGGGCGCCAAGGCCGCCCAGACCCTGCGGGAGGAGGGCTTCGGCGGCCGGGTCATCCTCATCGGCGACGAGCACGAGCAGCCCTACGAGCGTCCCCCGCTGTCCAAGGGATACCTCGCCGGGCGTGCGGCCAAGGAGAGCGTGTTCGTCCACGAGCCGTCCTGGTACGCCACCCACCACGTCGAACTGCACCTCGGGCAGCAGGCCGTGCACATCGACCGCGAGGAGCGGGAGGTGCGGCTCGGTGACGGCGCCCGCGTGCCGTACGACGCGCTGCTGCTGGCCACCGGCGCGGAGCCGCACCGGCTCCAGATCCCCGGCGCGCGCGGCGTGGCCGGCGTGCACCATCTGCGCCGCCTCGCGCACGCCGACCATCTGCGCGCCGTGCTGGCCGACCGCACCCGGCAGGGGGAGCCGCTGGTCATCGCGGGCGCCGGCTGGATCGGCCTGGAAGTGGCGGCGGCGGCCCGCGAGCTGGGCTCGCCCGTGGTGGTCGTGGAGCCCTCGCCCACCCCCCTGCACGGCGTGCTGGGCCCGGAGCTGGGGGAGGTGTTCACCGGGCTGCACCAGGAGCACGGGGTGGAGTTCCGCTTCGGCCGCCGGCTCGCCTCGATCAGCGGGCGGGACGGGCAGGTCGCCGGGGTGGTCACCGACGACGGCGAGGAGATCCCGGCCCGCGCCGTCCTGGCGGCGATCGGGGTGCGGCCCCGTACGGCGCTGGCCGGGGCCGCCGGGCTGAAGCTGGCCGAGGACACCGGCGGGGTGGCGGTGGACGCCTCGCTGCGCACCAGCGATCCGCACATCTGGGCGGCCGGCGACATCGCGGCCTTCCCGGCGCCGGACGGCGGGCGGCTGCGGGTGGAGCACTGGGCGAACGCCCTGAACTCGGGACCCGCGGCGGCCCGCGCGATGCTCGGGCAGGAGGTGACCTACGACCGGGTGCCGTACTTCTTCTCCGACCAGTACGACGCCGGCCTGGAGTACTCGGGCTGGGCGCCGCACGGCTCGTACGACCGGGTGGTGTACCGGGGCGAGGTGGGCAAGCGGGCGTTCATCGCGTTCTGGCTGAGCGCCGAGGGCCGCGTCCTGGCCGGGCTGAACATGAACGTGTGGGACGTCACCGGGCCGATCCAGGAGCTGATCCGGTCGGGCCGCCCGGTGGACGCGGCGGCGCTGGCCGACCCGGCGACGGACCTCGGCTCGCTCTGA
- a CDS encoding Acg family FMN-binding oxidoreductase produces the protein MRDAKPDEQTVTSLAAAAGTAPSMFNAQPWRFRYLRDAATFQLRAALDRTLPHTDPHGRALHLGCGAALFNLRVAAAHAGWEPVVTLLPDPYDPRLLATVRLAPADAPDQELARLHPTLTRRHSSRVPFRDELVPEPVRARLRAAAEREGGQLHFPSIWHVRAILELVRDAEGRDRATPARAEERERWTRTPEEARTATDGVVEQVLGPYGGYHSIPVRDLAGRHSAFEQGDPTPFEEEPQLALLGTAEDRPADWLRAGQAMERVLLLCTEYGLSTGLTTQVLEWSELRWPVRDPESGMGQVQMVIRLGYGPPVPGSPRRPVGQILEID, from the coding sequence GTGCGGGACGCGAAGCCCGATGAGCAGACCGTGACCTCGCTGGCGGCGGCGGCAGGGACGGCGCCCTCCATGTTCAACGCGCAGCCCTGGCGGTTCCGCTACCTGCGCGACGCCGCCACCTTCCAGCTGCGCGCCGCCCTGGACCGCACCCTCCCGCACACCGACCCGCACGGCCGCGCGCTGCATCTGGGCTGCGGCGCCGCCCTGTTCAATCTGCGGGTGGCCGCCGCCCACGCGGGCTGGGAGCCGGTCGTCACCCTGCTGCCCGACCCCTACGATCCCCGGCTGCTGGCCACCGTGCGGCTGGCCCCCGCCGACGCCCCCGACCAGGAGCTGGCCCGGCTGCACCCGACCCTCACCCGGCGGCACAGCAGCCGGGTGCCGTTCCGCGACGAGCTGGTGCCCGAGCCGGTGCGCGCCAGGCTGCGCGCGGCCGCGGAGCGGGAAGGCGGTCAGCTGCACTTCCCGTCCATCTGGCACGTGCGGGCCATCCTGGAGCTGGTCCGCGACGCGGAGGGCCGCGACCGTGCGACCCCGGCGCGCGCCGAGGAGCGTGAGCGCTGGACCCGTACCCCCGAGGAGGCGCGGACCGCGACCGACGGCGTGGTGGAGCAGGTGCTCGGCCCGTACGGCGGCTACCACAGCATCCCGGTGCGGGATCTCGCCGGGCGGCACAGCGCGTTCGAGCAGGGGGACCCCACCCCGTTCGAGGAGGAACCGCAGCTGGCGCTGCTGGGCACCGCCGAGGACCGGCCGGCGGACTGGCTGCGGGCGGGGCAGGCGATGGAACGGGTGCTGCTGCTGTGCACCGAGTACGGGCTGTCCACCGGGCTCACCACCCAGGTGCTGGAGTGGTCGGAGCTGCGCTGGCCGGTGCGTGATCCCGAGTCGGGGATGGGGCAGGTGCAGATGGTGATCCGGCTCGGGTACGGGCCGCCGGTGCCCGGTTCGCCGCGCCGCCCGGTGGGGCAGATCCTGGAGATCGACTGA
- a CDS encoding deoxyguanosinetriphosphate triphosphohydrolase, protein MQHSAAYAPADAERWDPEPDKRSGRTAFQRDRARVQHSAALRRLAGKTQVVTPDTGHGGPTGAAVAEHAWDASPRTRLTHSLECAQVGRDLGTAFGCDSDIVEAACLAHDLGHPPFGHNGERVLDEIAAPCGGFEGNAQSLRLLTRLEPKRFSEPFHRSVGLNLTRATLDAATKYPWPRGGHPTDPASPKFGAYEDDLPVFDWLRQGAPGHRRCFEAQVMDWSDDVAYSVHDVEDGLHAGHLDPALLLAEPERAEIFRVVRARYAPPSTGDTDLAAALDRLLDQHWWPHGYDGSATAQARLKDATSQLIGRFCLAAEQATRERYGPGPLHRYAAELIVPPDTRLECAVLKAVADVYVMQRPDQELRRGRQRELLAELGDALIRRAPHGLDPQHRALYAAASDDASALRVIVDQIAALTDASARSLHARLTASSPGYVWG, encoded by the coding sequence CGCCGCGTACGCCCCAGCCGATGCCGAGCGGTGGGACCCCGAGCCGGACAAACGCTCCGGGCGGACCGCATTCCAGCGGGACCGGGCGCGGGTGCAGCACTCCGCCGCGCTGCGGCGGCTGGCGGGGAAGACCCAGGTGGTCACCCCGGACACCGGCCACGGCGGTCCGACCGGAGCGGCCGTGGCCGAGCACGCCTGGGACGCCAGCCCCCGTACCCGGCTCACCCACTCGCTGGAATGCGCGCAGGTGGGCCGGGATCTGGGGACGGCCTTCGGCTGCGACTCGGACATCGTGGAGGCCGCCTGCCTCGCGCACGATCTGGGCCACCCGCCGTTCGGGCACAACGGGGAGCGGGTGCTGGACGAGATCGCCGCGCCCTGCGGCGGGTTCGAGGGGAACGCGCAGTCGCTCCGGCTGCTGACCCGGCTGGAGCCGAAACGATTCTCCGAGCCCTTCCACCGGTCCGTCGGCCTCAACCTCACCCGCGCCACCCTCGACGCCGCCACCAAGTACCCCTGGCCGCGCGGCGGCCACCCCACCGATCCCGCCTCCCCCAAGTTCGGCGCCTACGAGGACGACCTGCCCGTCTTCGACTGGCTCCGCCAGGGCGCCCCCGGCCACCGCCGCTGCTTCGAGGCGCAGGTCATGGACTGGTCCGACGACGTCGCCTACTCCGTCCACGATGTCGAGGACGGCCTGCACGCCGGGCACCTGGACCCCGCCCTGCTGCTCGCCGAGCCCGAGCGCGCCGAGATCTTCCGCGTGGTCCGGGCCCGCTACGCCCCGCCGTCCACCGGCGACACCGACCTGGCCGCCGCCCTCGACCGGCTGCTCGACCAGCACTGGTGGCCGCACGGCTACGACGGCTCCGCCACCGCCCAGGCCCGGCTCAAGGACGCCACCAGTCAGCTCATCGGACGGTTCTGCCTCGCCGCCGAGCAGGCGACCCGCGAGCGGTACGGCCCCGGCCCGCTGCACCGTTACGCGGCCGAACTGATCGTCCCGCCCGACACCCGGCTGGAGTGCGCCGTCCTCAAGGCGGTGGCCGACGTGTACGTCATGCAGCGCCCCGACCAGGAACTCCGCCGGGGCCGCCAGCGCGAGCTGCTCGCCGAACTCGGCGACGCCCTCATCCGCCGCGCGCCCCACGGACTGGACCCGCAGCACCGCGCCCTTTACGCCGCCGCGAGCGATGACGCATCCGCCCTCCGGGTGATCGTGGATCAGATCGCCGCGCTCACGGACGCATCGGCACGCTCCCTGCACGCCCGCCTCACCGCGTCGTCCCCGGGGTATGTGTGGGGGTGA